The Microbacterium horticulturae genome has a window encoding:
- a CDS encoding extracellular solute-binding protein has translation MRIASIAMVAASAALVLGACSGGGSSNDGAKTLKITYEKSDSFTVMDTLMKKVKTEFEAKHKNVTVDLQPITADDTDYSTKLALSLRAASTAPDVFYEDTFRVKGDIEAGYLYKLDDHLSSWSDWSQYIDSAKAAGQGDDGGHYAIPLGADTRVIWYSKPVLKAAGISVPWAPKTWQDILDAAAKIKAAEPDVVPFTMYAGTGTGEGTVMQSFYELLYGTGDGQGLYDADSGKWIVGSQGFVDSLKFLQTLYEKKYAVTPAEALDANVWKTVVGDLFPKDKVGGTVEGSYAPSFWEDGGPYPWADYAEKVGATPFPTQNGQAPGGVSMSGGWTLAMSAKTKNADLAFEFMTTALNRENALWYDTTNAKIAVRKDVASDPSYLKANPFMKEVSDVLEFSHYRPANGVYPKISSAAQEATGDVITGKKTPQQAAADYDAAVKQIVGADKTIAK, from the coding sequence ATGCGCATCGCCTCGATCGCGATGGTCGCCGCATCGGCGGCGCTGGTGCTGGGCGCATGCTCGGGGGGCGGCTCGAGCAACGATGGCGCCAAGACGCTGAAGATCACCTACGAGAAGTCCGACTCGTTCACCGTCATGGACACACTCATGAAGAAGGTGAAGACAGAGTTCGAGGCCAAGCACAAGAACGTGACGGTCGACCTGCAGCCGATCACCGCCGACGACACCGACTACAGCACCAAGCTCGCGCTCTCGCTGCGCGCGGCATCGACGGCGCCCGACGTGTTCTACGAAGACACGTTCCGGGTGAAGGGCGATATCGAAGCCGGCTACCTCTACAAGCTCGACGATCACCTCTCTTCGTGGAGCGACTGGTCGCAGTACATCGACAGCGCCAAGGCCGCCGGCCAGGGCGACGACGGCGGCCACTACGCGATTCCGCTCGGCGCCGACACCAGGGTCATCTGGTACAGCAAGCCGGTGCTCAAGGCCGCGGGAATCTCCGTTCCCTGGGCGCCGAAGACCTGGCAGGACATTTTGGATGCCGCGGCCAAGATCAAGGCGGCCGAGCCCGACGTGGTGCCCTTCACGATGTACGCCGGCACCGGAACCGGCGAGGGCACCGTGATGCAGAGCTTCTACGAGCTGCTCTACGGAACGGGCGACGGCCAGGGCCTCTACGACGCCGATTCGGGCAAGTGGATCGTCGGATCGCAGGGCTTCGTCGACTCGCTGAAGTTCCTGCAGACGCTGTACGAGAAGAAGTACGCGGTCACTCCCGCCGAGGCGCTCGACGCGAACGTCTGGAAGACCGTCGTCGGCGACCTCTTCCCGAAAGACAAGGTGGGCGGCACCGTCGAGGGTTCGTACGCGCCGTCGTTCTGGGAGGACGGTGGACCGTACCCGTGGGCCGACTACGCCGAGAAGGTCGGCGCGACCCCGTTCCCGACCCAGAACGGGCAGGCGCCCGGCGGCGTGAGCATGTCGGGCGGCTGGACGCTGGCGATGAGCGCGAAGACGAAGAACGCCGACCTCGCATTCGAGTTCATGACCACGGCCCTGAACCGCGAGAACGCGCTCTGGTACGACACCACGAACGCGAAGATCGCGGTCCGCAAGGATGTGGCATCCGACCCCTCCTACCTGAAGGCGAACCCCTTCATGAAGGAGGTCTCGGACGTGCTCGAGTTCAGCCACTACCGGCCGGCCAACGGCGTGTATCCGAAGATCTCGTCGGCCGCGCAAGAGGCCACCGGTGACGTGATCACGGGCAAGAAGACGCCGCAGCAGGCCGCGGCCGATTACGACGCCGCGGTGAAGCAGATCGTCGGAGCCGACAAGACGATCGCGAAGTAG
- a CDS encoding carbohydrate ABC transporter permease, which yields MTTEIAPAALTSRGRGPGDSRRRMRSLLRALPLLPSVLLLLAFLAGPVIWAFYGSLTNAALTGPGALSPDFVGLDNFVRLFTDPTFPKSLLLTVVFVVASAIVGQNVLGMWIAVLQLRANRVVSAITSTLVVAAWVLPEIVAGFICYAYFSKDGTLNQILAGLGLTGPNWLYSYPMLAIILANIWRGTAFSMMIYQAALNDVPPEITEAAMIDGASGSQRFFLVTLPMIRTSVSTNLMLITLQTLAAFTLIWVMTAGGPGDDSSTLPVLAYREAFQFGDIGYGTAIAAVMIVIGAVFSIFYVALLRERPTPKPAEGPRPRHPAPEREAAS from the coding sequence GTGACCACCGAGATCGCGCCCGCGGCCCTCACCAGCCGCGGGCGCGGCCCCGGCGACAGCCGCCGACGCATGCGGTCACTGTTGCGCGCGCTGCCGCTGCTGCCCAGCGTGCTGCTGCTGCTCGCGTTTCTCGCCGGACCCGTCATCTGGGCGTTCTACGGCTCACTGACGAACGCGGCGCTGACCGGCCCCGGCGCGCTGTCGCCCGACTTCGTCGGGCTCGACAACTTCGTGCGGCTGTTCACCGACCCGACGTTCCCGAAGTCGCTTCTGCTGACCGTGGTGTTCGTGGTCGCCTCGGCCATCGTCGGTCAGAACGTGCTGGGCATGTGGATCGCCGTGCTGCAGCTGCGCGCGAATCGCGTGGTCAGCGCCATCACCAGCACCCTGGTGGTCGCGGCGTGGGTGCTGCCCGAGATCGTCGCCGGGTTCATCTGTTATGCCTACTTCTCGAAGGACGGCACGCTCAACCAGATCCTCGCCGGCCTCGGACTGACCGGGCCGAACTGGCTCTACAGCTACCCGATGCTCGCGATCATCCTCGCCAACATCTGGCGCGGCACCGCCTTCTCGATGATGATCTACCAGGCGGCGCTCAACGACGTGCCGCCCGAGATCACCGAGGCCGCAATGATCGACGGGGCGAGCGGCAGCCAGCGGTTCTTTCTGGTGACGCTGCCGATGATTCGCACCTCGGTGTCGACGAACCTCATGCTCATCACGCTGCAGACGCTCGCCGCCTTCACGCTCATCTGGGTGATGACCGCCGGCGGACCGGGCGACGACTCCAGCACCCTCCCGGTGCTCGCCTACCGCGAGGCGTTCCAGTTCGGCGACATCGGCTACGGCACCGCGATCGCCGCCGTGATGATCGTCATCGGCGCCGTGTTCTCGATCTTCTACGTCGCGCTGCTGCGCGAACGCCCCACGCCGAAGCCCGCCGAGGGGCCCAGGCCGCGGCATCCCGCCCCCGAACGGGAGGCGGCGTCATGA
- a CDS encoding carbohydrate ABC transporter permease, with product MTTTVPSRVDAAPRAPRSVASPRRIVSQVYANGVLAIVALCFLLPLAWVLLASVDAHAGFETQLPKTFTLSNFSAVLKPDLTLVPLWNSLLLSTGAAVVTVVVAVLAAYPLSRYQARYNKPYLYTILFGTCLPITAIMVPVYSLFVQVNLLDSMAGVIFFMAATSLPMAIWMTKNFMDSVPISLEEAAWIDGASAMSALGRVVVPLMRPGLSVVFIFVFIQAWGNFFVPFILLLDPAKQPAAVSIYSFFGQYGAIAYGQLAAFSILYSVPVIVLYVLVSRGIGGSFAMTGAMKG from the coding sequence ATGACCACGACCGTTCCGTCGAGAGTGGATGCCGCGCCCCGCGCCCCGCGGAGTGTCGCCTCGCCGCGCCGAATCGTCTCGCAGGTCTACGCGAACGGGGTGCTCGCGATCGTCGCACTGTGCTTTCTGCTGCCGCTCGCGTGGGTGCTGCTGGCCTCGGTCGATGCGCACGCGGGCTTCGAGACGCAGCTGCCGAAGACGTTCACGCTGTCGAACTTCAGCGCCGTACTGAAGCCCGACCTGACACTCGTGCCGCTGTGGAACAGCCTGCTGCTGTCGACCGGCGCCGCCGTCGTCACCGTGGTGGTCGCGGTGCTGGCGGCATATCCGCTGTCGCGCTACCAGGCGCGGTACAACAAGCCGTACTTGTACACGATCCTGTTCGGCACGTGCCTGCCGATCACCGCGATCATGGTGCCGGTCTACAGCCTGTTCGTGCAGGTGAATCTGCTCGACTCGATGGCCGGCGTGATCTTCTTCATGGCCGCGACATCGCTGCCGATGGCCATCTGGATGACGAAGAACTTCATGGACTCGGTGCCCATCAGCCTCGAGGAGGCCGCCTGGATCGACGGGGCCTCGGCCATGTCGGCGCTGGGACGCGTGGTCGTGCCGCTCATGCGCCCCGGGCTGAGCGTGGTGTTCATCTTCGTGTTCATCCAGGCGTGGGGCAACTTCTTCGTCCCGTTCATCCTGCTACTCGACCCGGCCAAGCAACCAGCCGCGGTGAGCATCTACTCGTTCTTCGGACAGTACGGAGCCATCGCGTACGGGCAGCTTGCCGCGTTCTCGATCTTGTACTCGGTGCCGGTCATCGTGCTGTACGTGCTCGTGTCGCGGGGCATCGGCGGATCGTTCGCTATGACGGGGGCTATGAAGGGGTGA
- a CDS encoding Lrp/AsnC family transcriptional regulator, translated as MDFDTELIRALQVDGRASIQELAAVMRRPRAAVSTRLSALLRDGTVRVVAAVDPGFLGQHVLAHVSIRADGEVEAIAERLRAFEQTVLVSGIGGIYDLIAEVRVGSMARLRAMTALIRDIPGVAEVNTLIYESVIKGFFMSHFRGEITLDHTDRALIEELQRDGRRSYRALGELVRLSPSAVATRVQRLIDAGVIRISAVEARGAARRQLSLGIGLTLSDDEAAVAALEAWPCVDFAARTVGRFDVVATLVEPTAGDLFADLERLRALPGVAATESWFHLRVLKEDYARSLTRMAVT; from the coding sequence ATGGACTTCGACACCGAGCTGATCCGGGCGTTGCAGGTGGACGGCCGGGCAAGCATCCAAGAGCTCGCCGCTGTCATGCGGCGGCCCCGGGCCGCGGTGTCGACGCGGCTCTCAGCGCTGTTGCGCGACGGCACTGTGCGCGTGGTCGCGGCAGTCGACCCCGGTTTTCTCGGGCAACATGTTCTCGCTCATGTTTCGATCCGTGCGGACGGCGAGGTGGAGGCTATCGCCGAGCGGCTGCGGGCGTTCGAGCAGACCGTGCTCGTCTCGGGCATCGGGGGCATCTACGACCTCATCGCCGAGGTGCGCGTCGGCTCGATGGCGCGGCTGCGGGCCATGACCGCGCTGATTCGTGACATCCCGGGTGTGGCCGAGGTCAATACGCTCATCTACGAGTCAGTCATCAAGGGGTTCTTCATGTCGCACTTTCGCGGTGAGATCACCCTCGATCACACCGACCGGGCGCTCATCGAAGAGCTCCAGCGCGATGGCCGTCGCAGCTACCGGGCGCTCGGCGAGCTCGTCCGCCTGTCTCCGTCGGCCGTGGCCACCCGCGTGCAGCGCCTGATCGATGCGGGGGTCATCCGGATCAGTGCTGTCGAGGCCCGTGGAGCCGCGCGCCGCCAGCTGTCCCTCGGCATTGGGCTGACCCTCTCTGACGACGAGGCGGCCGTCGCGGCTTTGGAAGCCTGGCCGTGCGTCGATTTCGCGGCCCGCACGGTGGGCAGGTTCGATGTGGTCGCGACCCTCGTCGAGCCGACCGCGGGTGACCTGTTCGCCGATCTGGAGCGCCTGCGCGCTCTGCCCGGCGTCGCCGCGACCGAGTCGTGGTTCCACCTGCGTGTGCTGAAGGAGGACTACGCGCGCAGCCTCACACGCATGGCCGTGACGTAG
- a CDS encoding MFS transporter, whose product MSTPSVHTRARRAGIAAFVGTTIEWYDFYVYATAAALVLGPLFFPSSDPVAETASAFATFAVAFIVRPFGGILFGHIGDKLGRRLSLVITLLAMGTATVLVGVLPTYGSIGIWAPILLVTLRAVQGLAVGGEWGGAALMSVESAPEKHKTFYGGFTQLGNPAGALLASGIFAIMSRFGDDFIMNGGWRIPFLLSIVLIAVGIWVRYRVEETEVFEKKVEGRKQSMPLAFALRVNWKPILLGIGLLPISTGGYYLATTFATAYAVGEPIKLNESVILDAMTIASFVEFLVTLPVAWLGDKWGRKTVMYLGLVTSVLVFAPFLLVMPGRIEPLIFLFASLIRVTMSATYAPLATILTQMFRPQARYTSVALAYGVGAAIWAGFSPWFATQLVAWTGSIWSVIALFTAMAILAIFCTKFAPQHSDEAPVTDTFIPRTDTTTARTVRGRR is encoded by the coding sequence ATGTCCACGCCTTCCGTCCATACCCGCGCACGCCGAGCCGGCATCGCCGCGTTCGTCGGCACCACAATCGAGTGGTACGACTTCTACGTCTATGCGACCGCCGCCGCACTCGTCCTCGGCCCACTGTTCTTCCCCAGCTCCGACCCTGTCGCCGAGACCGCGTCGGCCTTCGCCACGTTCGCGGTCGCGTTCATCGTCCGCCCCTTCGGCGGCATCCTGTTCGGGCACATCGGCGACAAGCTCGGCCGACGCCTCTCACTGGTGATCACCCTGCTCGCCATGGGTACGGCAACAGTGCTCGTCGGCGTGCTGCCCACCTACGGATCGATCGGTATCTGGGCGCCGATCCTGCTGGTCACCCTGCGTGCCGTACAGGGGCTGGCCGTCGGCGGCGAGTGGGGCGGAGCGGCGCTCATGAGCGTCGAAAGCGCGCCCGAGAAGCATAAGACCTTCTACGGCGGCTTCACCCAGCTGGGCAACCCAGCGGGCGCACTGCTGGCCTCGGGCATTTTCGCGATCATGTCGCGCTTCGGCGACGACTTCATCATGAACGGCGGGTGGCGCATCCCGTTCCTCCTGTCGATCGTGCTGATCGCTGTCGGTATCTGGGTGCGGTATCGGGTAGAAGAAACCGAGGTCTTCGAGAAAAAGGTCGAAGGCCGTAAGCAGTCGATGCCCCTGGCCTTCGCACTGCGCGTGAACTGGAAGCCGATCCTGCTCGGCATCGGCCTGCTGCCCATCTCGACCGGCGGCTACTACCTGGCCACCACCTTCGCGACGGCATACGCCGTGGGTGAGCCCATCAAGCTCAATGAGAGCGTGATCCTGGATGCCATGACCATCGCATCCTTCGTGGAGTTCCTGGTCACCCTGCCCGTTGCATGGCTGGGCGACAAGTGGGGCCGAAAGACCGTCATGTACCTCGGCCTGGTGACCTCGGTGCTCGTGTTCGCCCCGTTCCTGCTGGTGATGCCCGGGCGCATCGAGCCACTCATCTTCTTGTTCGCATCGCTGATCCGCGTCACAATGAGCGCCACCTACGCGCCGCTGGCGACGATCCTCACGCAGATGTTCCGTCCGCAGGCCCGCTACACCTCCGTCGCGCTCGCGTACGGTGTCGGCGCCGCGATCTGGGCCGGGTTCTCACCGTGGTTCGCCACCCAGCTGGTCGCCTGGACCGGCAGCATCTGGTCGGTGATCGCACTGTTCACCGCGATGGCCATCCTCGCGATCTTCTGCACGAAGTTCGCCCCGCAGCACTCCGACGAGGCACCGGTGACCGACACGTTCATCCCCCGCACCGACACGACAACCGCCCGCACCGTTCGAGGACGCCGCTGA
- a CDS encoding amidohydrolase — protein sequence MRALVPFDTPAQRTPRIITARLIRTVDDAVSTASAMLIDAGRILTVGTVEECRDAASARRLDAEEVDLGDAVVVPGFIDPHSHPLMYGQMMTWVDCGPEKAGSIPEIVALLKAAAAELPADRPVRGYGYEQRNLAEKRHPTRFELDEVATDREVYLMNASGHGGVVNSHTLEINGVDRDTLNPEGGEFFRDTDGELTGELSDAACNILTGVHGVKIGHHGPNFHLADEPAEHLRQLDAATRRFLAGGVTALGDCQVTRREFDMYLRLAEKDGLPLRVSMYLLSHLLDEALEMGLVGQFGNAYLSFAGIKLYADGTLGGWTAYFPDGYVGDPCRTGQLYHEPAEYTELIRKAHAAGLQTATHAQSPTAIEMVVSAIEQALVDRPDDDARHRIEHCGLPTPEQITRMAAAGIRPVNQTQHYYNWGEGVEEAIGTPGERFNPLGEFAAAGVPITLSSDAPVAEPIPLEAIQTAVTRVTRRGHKLGPASLRISAEAALRAHTYEGAVSLGRERDLGSLAVGKCADFAVLSDDPVTVPGDEIAAIRVLQTWVGGERRYEGS from the coding sequence ATGCGCGCCCTGGTCCCCTTCGACACCCCCGCCCAGCGGACGCCGCGCATCATCACGGCACGGCTGATCCGCACGGTCGACGATGCCGTGTCGACGGCGAGCGCGATGCTCATCGACGCGGGCCGGATCCTCACCGTCGGCACCGTCGAGGAGTGCCGGGATGCCGCATCCGCTCGCCGGCTCGACGCTGAAGAGGTCGATCTCGGCGACGCGGTGGTCGTACCCGGCTTCATCGACCCGCACAGCCATCCGCTCATGTACGGCCAGATGATGACCTGGGTCGACTGCGGCCCCGAGAAGGCCGGGTCGATCCCCGAGATCGTCGCCCTCCTGAAGGCGGCTGCGGCCGAACTGCCCGCCGATCGCCCCGTGCGCGGGTACGGCTACGAGCAGCGCAACCTCGCCGAGAAGCGGCATCCCACCCGCTTCGAACTCGATGAGGTGGCCACCGATCGCGAGGTGTACCTCATGAACGCGTCGGGGCACGGCGGGGTCGTGAACTCGCACACGCTCGAGATCAACGGCGTCGACCGCGACACCCTCAACCCCGAGGGCGGGGAGTTCTTCCGCGACACCGACGGCGAGCTGACCGGCGAGCTGTCGGATGCTGCCTGCAACATCCTCACCGGAGTGCACGGGGTGAAGATCGGGCATCACGGCCCGAATTTCCATCTCGCCGACGAGCCGGCCGAGCATCTTCGACAGTTGGATGCCGCGACCCGCCGCTTTCTCGCGGGCGGCGTTACGGCGCTCGGCGACTGTCAGGTCACCCGCCGCGAATTCGACATGTACCTGCGGCTGGCTGAGAAGGACGGGCTGCCGCTGCGCGTGTCGATGTACCTGCTCTCGCACCTGCTCGACGAGGCCCTTGAGATGGGCCTGGTCGGCCAGTTCGGCAACGCGTACCTGAGCTTCGCCGGCATCAAGCTCTACGCCGATGGCACGCTCGGAGGGTGGACCGCGTACTTCCCCGACGGGTACGTCGGGGATCCCTGCCGCACGGGGCAGCTCTACCACGAGCCCGCCGAGTACACCGAGCTCATTCGCAAGGCGCACGCCGCGGGACTGCAGACCGCCACGCACGCGCAGTCGCCGACCGCGATCGAGATGGTGGTGTCGGCGATCGAGCAGGCGTTGGTCGACCGGCCGGACGACGACGCGCGACACCGCATCGAGCACTGCGGGTTGCCGACACCCGAGCAGATCACGCGGATGGCGGCCGCCGGCATCCGCCCCGTCAACCAGACCCAGCACTACTACAACTGGGGCGAGGGCGTCGAAGAGGCCATCGGCACCCCGGGCGAGCGCTTCAACCCGCTTGGCGAATTCGCGGCGGCGGGCGTGCCGATCACGCTGTCGTCGGACGCGCCTGTCGCCGAACCGATCCCGCTCGAGGCGATCCAGACCGCGGTGACCCGCGTGACCCGCCGGGGGCACAAGCTCGGTCCGGCCTCGCTGCGCATCTCGGCCGAGGCAGCGCTTCGCGCGCACACCTACGAGGGTGCCGTCTCACTCGGGCGCGAGCGCGACCTCGGCTCACTCGCGGTCGGTAAGTGCGCCGACTTCGCCGTGCTCTCCGACGACCCGGTGACGGTGCCCGGCGACGAGATCGCGGCCATCCGGGTGCTGCAGACCTGGGTCGGCGGCGAACGGCGGTACGAAGGATCATGA
- a CDS encoding thiamine pyrophosphate-binding protein — protein sequence MTEFDDTAGRAVLQTLRAYGITTIFGIPGTHNLELYRPLVSLGIRAVTTRHEQGAGYAADGWAQQTGLPGVVITTSGPGLQNAMSAVGTAYCESRPMIVLSPGPATGDEFTDRGTLHETKDATAMAGAVALWSRRVASAAEAVQAVHDAFELFRTGRPRPVHIEIPLDVLEAPAEVPESDREARPAGEPAAGDAALIAHAASLAATADHPVIIAGGGATGASYEVTALAARLGAPVITTLNGKGTVDERHPLSLGSNLRLASARAVAESSDLLIVIGSKLGEAELWASALHPHGDVIRVDVASEQLQKNLAAAVAIRGDSAAVVGRLVAALPRDARPAPALAEVRAQIAAEITDALPDTTALGERIVDALPANAIVAGDSSQIVYMAVANQLQAAVPHTLLYTPTYATLGYGLPAAIGARIADPSRPVVTVIGDGALMFCLNEFITAVEQQLDLTVVCVDNGGYAEIKQNEVDRGIHPIGVDLVQPDWPALANAFGATGTAVSAAGDVVGAVQAAVAAGGVQLVHIRQEEIHHE from the coding sequence ATGACCGAATTCGACGACACCGCCGGACGCGCCGTGCTGCAGACGTTGCGCGCGTACGGCATCACCACGATCTTCGGCATTCCCGGCACGCACAACCTCGAGCTGTATCGACCGCTGGTCTCCCTCGGCATTCGGGCAGTCACGACCCGCCACGAGCAGGGCGCCGGCTACGCGGCCGACGGGTGGGCACAGCAGACGGGACTGCCCGGTGTCGTCATCACCACCTCCGGGCCCGGGCTGCAGAACGCCATGAGTGCCGTCGGCACCGCCTACTGCGAGTCGCGCCCGATGATCGTGCTGTCGCCGGGACCGGCGACAGGCGACGAGTTCACCGATCGCGGCACACTACATGAGACGAAGGATGCCACGGCCATGGCCGGCGCTGTGGCGCTCTGGTCGCGCCGCGTGGCTTCTGCCGCCGAGGCCGTGCAGGCCGTGCACGACGCGTTCGAGCTGTTCCGCACGGGACGCCCGCGTCCGGTGCACATCGAGATCCCGCTCGACGTTCTCGAGGCCCCGGCCGAGGTGCCGGAGAGCGACCGGGAGGCGCGACCCGCGGGCGAACCCGCTGCCGGCGACGCCGCGCTGATCGCACACGCGGCGTCACTGGCCGCGACCGCCGACCATCCCGTGATCATCGCCGGTGGCGGCGCGACCGGCGCGAGCTACGAAGTCACTGCGCTCGCGGCGCGGCTGGGAGCCCCGGTGATCACGACGCTGAACGGCAAGGGCACCGTCGATGAGCGCCACCCGCTCTCGCTCGGATCGAATCTGCGCCTGGCGTCCGCCCGTGCTGTGGCAGAGTCATCCGATCTGCTCATCGTCATCGGCTCCAAGCTGGGCGAGGCCGAGCTGTGGGCGTCCGCGCTCCACCCGCACGGGGATGTGATCCGGGTGGATGTCGCATCCGAGCAGCTGCAGAAGAACCTCGCCGCGGCTGTGGCGATTCGGGGGGATTCCGCGGCCGTGGTCGGCCGACTGGTGGCGGCACTGCCGCGCGACGCACGGCCCGCGCCCGCCCTCGCGGAGGTGCGCGCACAGATCGCCGCCGAGATCACCGACGCGCTGCCTGACACCACGGCCCTCGGCGAGCGGATCGTCGACGCGCTGCCGGCCAATGCGATCGTCGCGGGCGACTCATCGCAGATCGTCTACATGGCCGTTGCCAATCAGCTGCAGGCGGCCGTGCCGCACACGCTGCTGTACACCCCGACCTACGCGACGCTCGGCTACGGGCTGCCTGCGGCCATCGGCGCGCGCATCGCCGATCCGTCGCGCCCGGTCGTCACGGTGATCGGAGACGGAGCGCTCATGTTCTGTCTGAACGAGTTCATCACCGCCGTCGAGCAGCAGCTGGATCTCACGGTGGTGTGTGTTGACAACGGGGGCTACGCCGAGATCAAGCAGAACGAAGTGGACCGCGGCATCCACCCCATCGGTGTCGATCTCGTGCAGCCCGACTGGCCGGCGCTCGCGAACGCGTTCGGCGCGACCGGCACAGCGGTGAGTGCCGCGGGCGATGTCGTCGGGGCCGTTCAGGCCGCCGTCGCGGCCGGGGGCGTGCAGCTTGTGCATATCCGACAGGAGGAGATCCATCATGAGTGA
- the speB gene encoding agmatinase translates to MSEPIGPVDASASPRYAGIATFARLPRIEDVPSADIAVVGVPFDSGVSYRPGARFGPSHVRESSRLLRPYNPAQDVSPFALAQIVDAGDIPVNPFNITEAVEEVERAVDALHERAQRVITIGGDHTIALPLLRSAAKRHGPVAVLHFDAHLDTWDTYFGAPVTHGTPFRRASEEGLIDLTASCHVGTRGPLYSKQDLLDDERLGFSIVSSEYIEEAGVAAAIDRMRGRLGDKPVYVSIDIDVLDPAHAPGTGTPEAGGMTSRELLRMLRALSDLNVVGADVVEVAPAYDHAQVTGIAASHVMYELMSLLATQVSR, encoded by the coding sequence ATGAGTGAACCGATCGGCCCGGTCGACGCGTCGGCGAGCCCCCGCTACGCGGGCATCGCGACGTTCGCCCGGCTGCCCCGCATCGAAGACGTGCCGTCGGCCGACATCGCGGTCGTCGGTGTGCCGTTCGACAGCGGTGTCAGCTACCGTCCGGGCGCGCGCTTCGGCCCATCGCACGTGCGCGAGTCGTCGCGGCTGCTGCGTCCGTACAACCCCGCGCAGGACGTATCGCCGTTCGCGCTGGCGCAGATCGTCGATGCCGGCGACATCCCGGTGAATCCGTTCAACATCACCGAGGCCGTCGAGGAGGTCGAGCGTGCCGTGGACGCCCTGCACGAGCGGGCGCAGCGGGTCATCACAATCGGCGGCGACCACACCATCGCGTTGCCGCTCCTGCGCTCGGCCGCCAAGCGGCACGGGCCGGTCGCCGTGCTTCACTTCGACGCACATCTTGACACGTGGGACACCTACTTCGGCGCGCCCGTGACGCACGGCACACCGTTCCGGCGGGCGTCGGAGGAGGGGCTCATCGACCTCACCGCGAGCTGCCATGTCGGCACGCGCGGACCGCTCTACTCGAAGCAGGACCTGCTCGACGACGAGCGCCTCGGCTTCTCGATCGTCTCGAGCGAGTACATCGAAGAGGCCGGGGTCGCTGCGGCCATCGACCGGATGCGGGGTCGGCTCGGCGACAAGCCGGTGTACGTCTCGATCGACATCGACGTGCTCGACCCGGCCCATGCGCCCGGGACCGGCACCCCCGAGGCCGGCGGGATGACCAGCCGTGAGCTGCTGCGGATGCTCCGGGCCCTGAGCGACCTGAACGTCGTGGGCGCGGACGTGGTCGAGGTCGCCCCGGCGTACGACCACGCGCAGGTCACCGGCATCGCCGCAAGCCACGTGATGTACGAGCTGATGTCGCTGCTGGCCACGCAGGTTTCTCGATAG
- a CDS encoding helix-turn-helix domain-containing protein: MTAIDVSGMIDAVGARLRALRMRHDFTLTELSERTGISVSTLSRLEAGERRASLDLLLPIATVFDVGLDALVGVETSRDPRVHGTPITRHGRTWVALSRHGDGPTAFKVTVPAAPAKHRVEQRVHAGFDWFFVLSGRVRLALGDDEHIIEAGEAVEFDTLIPHGTASAGSGPAEILHLMSRDGERVHLRDV, encoded by the coding sequence ATGACGGCGATCGATGTGTCGGGAATGATCGATGCGGTCGGCGCGCGGCTGCGCGCTTTGCGCATGCGCCACGACTTCACGCTCACGGAGCTGTCAGAGCGCACCGGCATCTCGGTGAGCACTCTCTCGCGGCTCGAAGCGGGCGAGAGGCGCGCCAGTCTCGATCTGCTCTTGCCGATCGCGACGGTGTTCGACGTGGGTCTCGATGCGCTCGTCGGCGTTGAGACCAGCCGCGATCCGCGCGTGCACGGCACTCCGATCACCCGGCACGGACGCACCTGGGTCGCTCTGTCACGGCACGGTGACGGCCCGACTGCCTTCAAGGTGACGGTGCCGGCAGCGCCTGCGAAGCACCGTGTCGAGCAGCGCGTGCACGCCGGGTTCGACTGGTTCTTCGTGCTCTCGGGACGGGTGCGCCTCGCGCTCGGCGACGACGAGCACATCATCGAGGCGGGTGAGGCGGTCGAGTTCGACACGCTCATCCCGCACGGAACCGCCTCCGCCGGGTCCGGCCCCGCTGAGATCCTGCACCTCATGTCGCGCGACGGCGAGCGGGTGCACCTCCGCGACGTGTGA